The Pseudanabaena galeata CCNP1313 genome includes a region encoding these proteins:
- a CDS encoding response regulator, with product MDTDNLAVYSLVEQLLGYGRKQFTGKLELHSVKDYKWSIYYCHGRLVWASGGVHNHRRWQRLMGQYKLQIDFNKISFRTADEIRLWDYQVLVILMKRLVLSREQITPIIEGFVQEVLFDIIQCAANEKITYYCDFEDEITPVIALIHAEHAINQAHQKWLTWRKAGIADFSPNLAPWIKRPSQLKEEASELTYKTLITILDGRRSLRELSTWMKKDLLNLVQSLMAYYHRGMVGLVEVQDIESPVASFSLNAARNEQTKLSESSSPQKKLNLMARPLIACVDDSNQVCATIEQIVTGFGFGFLGIRDSINVLPLLVELKPEMIILDLVMPIVGGYELCTQIRRIPEFKDTPILILTSNDTLFDRLRSKFVGATAFISKTAGNEKIGEQIQRYLLPFDNEPEEISSIDSSDTSQ from the coding sequence ATGGATACAGATAATCTAGCCGTTTATAGTCTTGTTGAACAGTTACTTGGCTATGGTCGCAAGCAGTTTACTGGCAAGCTGGAACTTCATAGTGTCAAAGATTACAAATGGAGTATCTACTATTGTCATGGCAGGCTGGTGTGGGCTTCAGGGGGAGTGCATAATCATCGCCGTTGGCAGAGACTGATGGGGCAGTATAAGCTTCAAATAGACTTTAATAAAATTTCTTTCCGTACTGCCGATGAGATTAGGCTTTGGGACTATCAAGTGTTAGTAATCTTGATGAAACGCTTGGTCTTATCCCGTGAGCAAATCACGCCGATTATTGAAGGTTTTGTACAGGAGGTACTGTTTGATATTATCCAATGTGCGGCAAATGAGAAGATTACCTATTACTGTGATTTTGAAGATGAGATTACCCCAGTGATTGCTCTGATCCATGCGGAACATGCAATTAATCAAGCTCACCAAAAATGGTTAACATGGCGCAAAGCAGGAATCGCCGATTTTTCGCCAAATCTTGCTCCTTGGATCAAGCGACCATCACAACTTAAAGAGGAAGCTTCAGAACTCACTTACAAAACTTTGATTACGATTCTTGATGGTAGGCGATCGCTGCGGGAGTTATCAACATGGATGAAGAAGGATTTGCTTAACCTTGTACAGTCATTGATGGCATATTATCATCGCGGTATGGTTGGGCTAGTGGAAGTTCAGGATATCGAATCTCCTGTCGCCTCTTTTTCGCTAAATGCGGCAAGAAATGAGCAAACCAAATTGTCTGAAAGTAGCTCACCGCAGAAAAAATTAAACCTGATGGCTCGTCCTCTGATTGCCTGCGTTGATGATAGCAATCAAGTATGTGCAACCATCGAACAGATAGTTACGGGATTTGGGTTTGGCTTTTTAGGCATTCGAGATTCAATTAATGTATTACCACTACTGGTTGAACTGAAGCCAGAGATGATTATTTTAGATTTGGTGATGCCGATTGTTGGTGGTTATGAACTCTGCACTCAAATTCGCCGCATACCAGAGTTTAAAGATACCCCTATTCTGATTTTGACTAGTAATGATACGTTATTCGATCGCCTAAGATCTAAATTTGTCGGTGCAACAGCTTTTATATCCAAAACTGCGGGTAATGAAAAGATTGGTGAACAAATCCAGAGATACCTTCTTCCATTTGACAATGAGCCAGAGGAGATCTCATCCATTGATTCTTCAGATACATCTCAGTAG
- the bioD gene encoding dethiobiotin synthase, which translates to MIKPLLIVGSDTGVGKTVLTAALAAYWLTYRDRNVSPTEPSKSLGIYKPLQSGEGDREFYNQTFNLSQTLAEITPLYFETPIAPAIAAYKEGKPIDLGIIWQQFQKLQQQKECLLVEAMGGLGSPITDEYIVADLARDWALDTILVVPVRLGAISQAIANVALANMQKVKLRGIVLSCSQVYSTEEIEELAPPQMISRLASVPILGILPYIKDLSDIAQLALAASELDIERILI; encoded by the coding sequence ATGATAAAACCTCTATTGATTGTTGGCAGTGATACGGGTGTAGGGAAGACTGTTTTAACAGCAGCTTTAGCGGCTTATTGGTTGACCTATCGCGATCGCAATGTATCTCCAACCGAACCTAGTAAATCTCTCGGTATTTACAAGCCTTTGCAATCAGGAGAAGGCGATCGCGAGTTTTATAATCAGACTTTTAATCTTTCGCAAACCCTTGCCGAAATTACACCTTTGTATTTTGAAACGCCGATCGCTCCTGCGATCGCGGCTTATAAAGAAGGAAAACCCATCGATTTAGGGATAATTTGGCAACAGTTCCAAAAATTGCAACAACAGAAGGAATGCCTATTAGTTGAGGCTATGGGTGGTTTAGGCTCACCAATTACCGATGAGTATATCGTGGCAGATTTGGCGCGAGATTGGGCTTTAGATACTATTTTGGTTGTGCCTGTGCGTTTAGGTGCGATCTCTCAGGCGATCGCCAATGTAGCTTTGGCGAATATGCAAAAGGTGAAGCTCAGAGGGATTGTGCTGAGTTGTTCTCAAGTTTATTCTACGGAAGAGATTGAAGAACTTGCTCCGCCACAGATGATTTCGCGACTTGCTTCGGTTCCCATTTTAGGCATTCTGCCTTATATTAAGGATTTGAGCGATATTGCACAATTGGCGCTTGCGGCTTCAGAGTTAGACATAGAAAGAATTCTGATTTAG
- a CDS encoding type II toxin-antitoxin system VapC family toxin, which yields MLEVILDTSALIAFFVGSEKHHKAIRDYFFANPKTKWVIISTVFDETVTWLRVKVSIKDSITIGHLLRNEHRYIALSEMDDTCVWESFQRYNDKTWSYTDCSLLVMSQRLEIPTIVSFDEHIRQMSGLGVNCVPLI from the coding sequence ATGTTAGAAGTTATTCTTGATACATCAGCACTTATAGCCTTTTTTGTCGGCTCAGAAAAACACCATAAAGCAATACGCGATTACTTTTTCGCCAATCCTAAAACAAAATGGGTAATCATCTCAACGGTCTTTGATGAAACCGTCACTTGGCTTCGTGTCAAAGTTTCTATTAAAGACTCAATCACTATTGGTCATCTATTACGAAACGAACATCGTTATATTGCTCTATCTGAGATGGATGATACATGTGTATGGGAATCATTTCAACGGTACAATGACAAAACATGGAGTTATACAGACTGTTCACTATTAGTTATGTCTCAACGATTAGAGATACCTACCATTGTTTCTTTTGATGAGCATATTCGTCAAATGAGTGGGCTAGGAGTTAATTGTGTACCGTTAATTTGA
- a CDS encoding type II toxin-antitoxin system HicB family antitoxin, whose product MKYTITLQWSDEDKCFVVFLPDFTNINQPCTHGKTYSEALQNAKELIEILIELAIEKNEPLPKYKPYYYGKISE is encoded by the coding sequence ATGAAATACACAATTACACTGCAATGGTCTGATGAAGATAAATGCTTTGTTGTTTTCTTGCCAGACTTTACCAACATCAACCAACCTTGCACTCATGGCAAAACCTATTCTGAAGCACTACAAAATGCTAAGGAACTGATCGAAATTCTAATAGAGCTTGCGATCGAAAAGAATGAACCATTACCGAAGTATAAACCATATTACTATGGCAAAATCTCAGAATGA
- a CDS encoding bifunctional helix-turn-helix domain-containing protein/methylated-DNA--[protein]-cysteine S-methyltransferase, which produces MNSPMDKFLDENMSDRATYELMAKAIAFIRQNHREQPDLAAIAQQVHLSEYHFQRLFTKWAGISPKRFLQYLTVEYAKSKIAETRNLLELMGDMGLSSAGRLHDLFVNLDAMSPHEFKTGGADLQICFGIHETMFGDCLIAITERGICNLHFLDGMDNQSAALMLREEWSKAEIIYDCKITQPISDRLFSNLPNLNTVSQPPLTLYVKGTNFQIQVWRALLRIPFGGITTYQGLGRSLGRSNAARAIGNAVGSNPISFIIPCHRVIRESGELGGYRWGLERKTAILGWEASCQNLRICAK; this is translated from the coding sequence ATGAACTCCCCGATGGACAAATTTCTAGATGAGAATATGAGCGATCGCGCTACCTATGAACTGATGGCAAAAGCGATCGCCTTTATCCGTCAAAACCATCGGGAACAGCCAGACCTCGCTGCGATCGCTCAACAGGTACATCTGAGCGAATATCACTTTCAGCGCTTGTTTACCAAATGGGCGGGGATTAGTCCTAAGCGATTTTTGCAATATCTGACGGTGGAATATGCTAAGTCCAAAATTGCAGAAACTAGGAACCTATTGGAATTGATGGGAGATATGGGGTTATCTAGTGCGGGGCGATTGCATGACTTATTTGTGAACCTCGACGCGATGTCACCGCACGAGTTTAAAACTGGTGGTGCGGATTTACAGATTTGCTTTGGTATCCATGAAACCATGTTTGGTGATTGCTTGATTGCCATCACAGAGCGAGGTATCTGTAATTTACATTTTCTCGATGGAATGGATAATCAATCTGCCGCATTAATGCTGCGAGAGGAATGGTCTAAGGCGGAAATTATTTACGATTGCAAAATTACCCAACCAATTAGCGATCGTTTATTTAGCAATCTTCCTAATCTGAATACTGTTAGTCAACCACCCCTCACTCTCTACGTCAAAGGCACTAACTTCCAAATCCAAGTCTGGCGAGCTTTGCTACGAATTCCCTTTGGAGGGATTACCACTTATCAGGGCTTAGGGCGATCGCTTGGTCGTTCTAATGCTGCCAGAGCGATCGGTAATGCTGTTGGCAGCAATCCCATTAGTTTCATCATTCCCTGTCATCGCGTCATTCGAGAATCGGGTGAGTTAGGTGGCTATCGCTGGGGATTGGAGCGCAAGACCGCAATATTGGGTTGGGAAGCTAGTTGTCAGAATTTAAGGATCTGTGCAAAATAA
- the trpE gene encoding anthranilate synthase component I — MIFPEYSDFIELASKGNFVPVYMELVADLDTPVSAWYRVCQGQPYSFLLESVEGGERLGRYSLLGCDPLWVLEARGDRTTQTFRDGTIKEFIGNPFQHLNNCLAPIHPVHLPQLPPSLGGLFGYWGYELINWIEPKVPVFSCQEGDTPDGVWMQVDSLLVFDQVKRKIWAIAYADLSTGNDLETAYKSACDRLTVLVDKLRSPLDRHKTAITWTNPRLQPPVSYTSNVTREKFCQAVEKGKEHIKAGDVFQVVLSQRLTTEFKGEPFSLYRSLRVVNPSPYMAFFNFKDWQLIGSSPEIMVKAEVIDGVSRTVLRPIAGTRPRGATPTEDAELAKDLLADPKEVAEHVMLVDLGRNDLGRVCKSGTVKVDELMSIELYSHVMHIVSNVIGEIRPEKTAWDLLQACFPAGTVSGAPKIRAMDIIHNLEGDRRGTYAGAYGYYDFEGQLNTAITIRTMVTKDGTASVQAGAGVVADSDPEKEYQETLNKAKGMLESLRCLG; from the coding sequence ATGATTTTCCCTGAGTATTCTGACTTTATTGAGCTTGCTAGCAAAGGTAACTTTGTACCTGTATATATGGAACTGGTTGCCGATCTTGATACGCCTGTTTCGGCTTGGTATCGTGTCTGTCAAGGTCAACCCTACAGTTTTTTATTAGAGTCAGTGGAAGGCGGCGAGAGGCTTGGTCGTTATAGCTTATTGGGTTGCGATCCTCTATGGGTACTAGAAGCAAGAGGCGATCGCACCACGCAGACATTTCGTGATGGCACAATAAAGGAATTTATAGGCAATCCCTTTCAGCATTTGAATAATTGCCTTGCACCGATCCATCCTGTGCATTTGCCACAGTTGCCGCCCAGTTTAGGGGGACTATTTGGATATTGGGGCTATGAGTTAATTAATTGGATCGAGCCGAAAGTACCTGTATTTTCTTGCCAAGAGGGAGACACGCCTGATGGGGTGTGGATGCAAGTGGATAGTTTGCTAGTGTTCGATCAGGTCAAACGTAAAATTTGGGCGATCGCCTATGCAGATTTAAGTACTGGCAATGATCTGGAAACTGCCTATAAATCAGCTTGCGATCGCTTGACGGTGCTGGTGGATAAACTGCGATCGCCGCTGGATCGTCACAAAACAGCGATTACTTGGACAAACCCCCGCTTGCAACCTCCTGTGAGTTACACCAGTAACGTTACTCGCGAAAAATTCTGTCAAGCTGTGGAAAAAGGCAAGGAGCATATTAAGGCTGGTGATGTCTTCCAAGTGGTGCTTTCACAAAGATTGACAACAGAATTTAAGGGTGAGCCATTTAGCTTGTATCGTTCTCTGCGAGTAGTAAATCCTTCGCCTTACATGGCATTCTTTAACTTCAAAGATTGGCAGCTAATTGGCTCTAGCCCTGAAATTATGGTCAAAGCGGAAGTAATCGATGGTGTCTCGCGTACAGTCCTCCGCCCGATCGCTGGAACGCGCCCTAGAGGGGCAACACCGACGGAAGATGCCGAACTAGCCAAGGATTTACTTGCCGATCCGAAGGAAGTTGCCGAACATGTGATGCTCGTAGATTTGGGCAGGAACGATCTCGGTCGTGTTTGCAAAAGTGGCACGGTGAAAGTCGATGAATTGATGTCGATTGAGCTTTATTCCCATGTGATGCATATCGTCAGCAACGTCATTGGCGAAATTCGTCCCGAAAAGACAGCTTGGGATTTGCTTCAGGCTTGCTTCCCTGCGGGTACGGTAAGCGGTGCGCCAAAGATTCGAGCCATGGATATTATCCATAACTTAGAAGGCGATCGCCGAGGTACTTATGCTGGAGCCTATGGCTACTATGACTTTGAAGGTCAGCTAAACACAGCCATCACGATTCGGACAATGGTAACGAAGGATGGAACGGCTAGTGTTCAGGCGGGTGCTGGTGTGGTAGCTGATTCTGATCCTGAGAAGGAATATCAAGAAACCTTGAATAAAGCAAAGGGAATGTTGGAGTCTCTGCGCTGTTTGGGATAG
- a CDS encoding DUF1997 domain-containing protein, giving the protein MQQEPMRSPANQDFISESTGDDDSEFVLTAEQEAAMLAEYGNIDDSQFDLQDPDDQTDPKDGKNLTPKDAPSSDFQHFHNHYIGNMDLLADKTTVMKYLDAHQGWFRRCAHPFKAEPIGNTGYAMGIGKVGALGFQVDARVGLNLLPPDDNCVYRIVTIPIPEQKPQGYEVDFQAEMRLEEKKLELRAGEKLGNNPIITSIEWDLHLTVSLHFPAFIQQLAKDMIQKTGDSVLGFIVQRVSKSLTAKVQDDFHKTHEIKVPKQIKLRR; this is encoded by the coding sequence ATGCAGCAAGAACCAATGCGATCGCCTGCAAATCAAGATTTCATTTCAGAGTCAACAGGGGATGATGATTCTGAGTTTGTGTTAACGGCTGAACAGGAAGCCGCCATGCTAGCCGAGTATGGCAATATTGACGATTCTCAGTTTGATCTTCAAGATCCTGACGATCAGACTGATCCCAAGGATGGCAAAAATTTAACCCCCAAAGATGCCCCAAGCTCTGATTTCCAACATTTTCATAATCATTACATTGGCAACATGGATCTGTTGGCTGACAAAACAACTGTGATGAAATATCTTGATGCCCATCAGGGTTGGTTTCGTCGATGCGCTCATCCTTTTAAGGCTGAGCCAATTGGTAACACTGGCTATGCGATGGGGATTGGCAAAGTCGGAGCTTTGGGGTTTCAGGTGGATGCCAGAGTGGGGCTAAATTTGCTACCCCCCGATGATAATTGCGTTTATCGGATTGTGACGATTCCAATTCCTGAGCAGAAACCACAGGGCTATGAAGTGGATTTCCAAGCGGAGATGCGCTTAGAGGAGAAGAAACTGGAACTAAGAGCAGGAGAAAAGCTAGGCAATAACCCAATCATCACCTCGATTGAATGGGATTTACATCTTACGGTTTCCCTACATTTTCCTGCTTTTATTCAGCAATTGGCTAAGGATATGATTCAGAAAACAGGTGATAGTGTGTTGGGATTCATTGTGCAGCGTGTTTCCAAAAGCTTGACCGCAAAAGTGCAAGATGACTTCCATAAGACCCATGAGATCAAAGTTCCCAAACAGATTAAGCTCCGAAGATAA
- a CDS encoding GvpL/GvpF family gas vesicle protein: MLYTFAILLAPALDERPLGITGKPIQYLQCDRLIAAIEPDIDIDALKLLPEPSLMQVIIQHDRLVCELFNERTLLPLRFGTAFVSIAALETYLQTESERLLASLDRLDGYAEFLITGSAIAPKVEAATNLKGKDYLLAKRSQYLQQEQWRSQLQEEVLDYRQTITDNLNPDLYKPEFQHVETQGSEDVRVYALLPRSQVEDLQVALRSWEEQHSHWQISWSNALPPYHFLN, translated from the coding sequence ATGCTTTATACTTTTGCGATTTTGCTTGCGCCAGCACTAGATGAGCGACCGTTGGGAATTACAGGTAAACCTATTCAATATTTGCAATGCGATCGCCTGATTGCGGCGATCGAGCCAGACATTGATATTGATGCGCTGAAACTATTGCCAGAGCCATCTCTGATGCAAGTAATTATTCAACACGATCGCCTAGTTTGTGAGTTGTTTAATGAGCGCACGCTTTTACCTTTGCGTTTTGGAACGGCGTTTGTTTCCATTGCGGCTTTGGAAACTTATTTGCAAACAGAATCAGAAAGACTATTAGCAAGTTTGGATAGACTAGATGGCTATGCCGAATTTCTAATTACTGGTTCAGCGATCGCCCCCAAAGTGGAAGCTGCTACGAACCTCAAAGGTAAGGATTATCTCCTAGCTAAGCGATCGCAATATTTGCAACAGGAACAATGGCGATCGCAGTTACAAGAGGAGGTTCTCGACTATCGCCAGACGATTACGGATAACTTAAACCCTGATCTCTATAAGCCTGAATTTCAGCATGTGGAAACTCAAGGCTCAGAGGATGTGCGCGTTTATGCATTGTTGCCGCGATCGCAGGTTGAGGATTTACAAGTAGCCTTGCGATCGTGGGAAGAGCAACATTCCCATTGGCAGATCTCATGGAGTAATGCTCTGCCACCCTATCATTTTTTGAATTAA
- a CDS encoding TIR domain-containing protein, protein MARRVFFSFHYQRDVWRINQIRSIPNITGCAAAGFQDASLWEDAKKKGDANIKRMIDNALYNTSVTVVFIGNQTANRKYVNYEIEQSIARGNGVVGIQIHHLSNHYGQSDQPGATPKLILEHGFKVYKYFNYKMLADRIEEAAEIAQARKIKKNLRSLGLLSQKLPLTARAMYRRND, encoded by the coding sequence ATGGCTAGACGAGTATTCTTCAGCTTTCACTATCAACGCGACGTTTGGCGCATAAATCAGATTAGAAGTATTCCTAACATTACAGGCTGTGCAGCAGCTGGATTTCAAGATGCCTCACTTTGGGAAGATGCTAAAAAAAAGGGTGATGCCAACATTAAAAGAATGATTGACAATGCACTCTACAACACTAGCGTCACTGTTGTTTTCATTGGAAATCAAACTGCGAATAGAAAATATGTCAACTATGAGATTGAACAGTCTATTGCGCGTGGTAATGGAGTGGTTGGAATACAAATTCACCATTTATCAAATCATTATGGACAAAGCGATCAACCAGGTGCTACCCCAAAACTGATTCTAGAGCATGGCTTTAAGGTCTATAAGTACTTTAACTATAAAATGTTGGCTGATAGAATTGAAGAAGCTGCGGAGATTGCACAAGCTAGGAAGATTAAGAAGAATTTGCGTAGTTTGGGCTTATTAAGCCAAAAGCTTCCTCTTACAGCTAGAGCTATGTACAGGCGAAATGATTAA
- a CDS encoding PrsW family glutamic-type intramembrane protease: protein MYDRLTPIAFLKQISADHQDVDRGEIVATLGDRSITLGRDPSCEVAIDINIYGSVSRRHAEIRPLFADQNKRQDAMRKFVGWEICDLDSANGTFINDHRLYSCYLLKHGDRIQLTKDGPQFVFELEASPDTTLETDVRERPRSQITSITLTKLLPIFSTGNDLWKKAYLLPGIATVGFVVLMFAFLGQPQLFNLTISVYISLAAYYFVYQLCGKNKPWWIILGAAIFTALILRSPILNIFFWFFYKVLPGTAPTGQVSFISVLIAMFFGAGMMEELLKALPVFALWFLGLRLGKKWRSRVGISEPLDGILIGAASAVGFTLTETLGLYVPSIIQSVANQAGGAEIAELTGLQLLIPRVLGSVAGHMAYSGYFGYFIGLSIMKPSLRWQILTIGYLSSAFLHALWNTSALVSFWLLAIVGGLSYAFLVAAILKAHSFSSKV, encoded by the coding sequence ATGTATGATCGCCTTACTCCTATAGCTTTTCTCAAGCAAATTTCTGCCGATCACCAAGATGTTGATCGCGGTGAAATTGTGGCGACTTTGGGCGATCGCTCGATTACCTTGGGGCGCGATCCTAGTTGTGAAGTGGCGATCGATATCAATATCTATGGCTCAGTGTCGCGCCGCCATGCTGAAATTCGTCCTCTTTTTGCGGATCAGAACAAACGTCAAGATGCTATGCGAAAGTTTGTGGGGTGGGAAATTTGCGATCTTGATAGTGCTAACGGCACATTTATCAACGATCACCGTTTGTATAGCTGCTATCTACTCAAACATGGCGATCGCATCCAACTAACTAAAGATGGTCCCCAATTTGTATTTGAATTAGAGGCTAGTCCCGACACAACTTTAGAAACAGATGTTAGGGAACGTCCGCGATCGCAGATTACCAGCATTACCCTCACGAAACTCTTACCAATTTTCTCCACGGGAAATGATTTGTGGAAAAAAGCCTATCTCTTACCAGGGATTGCGACAGTGGGATTTGTGGTATTGATGTTTGCTTTTTTGGGGCAACCGCAATTATTTAACCTCACAATTTCCGTATATATCAGCCTTGCCGCCTATTATTTTGTCTATCAACTTTGTGGCAAAAATAAACCTTGGTGGATCATTTTAGGCGCAGCGATATTTACAGCATTGATTCTCAGAAGTCCCATTTTAAATATTTTTTTCTGGTTCTTTTACAAGGTTTTACCAGGGACTGCACCAACGGGGCAAGTTAGCTTTATCAGTGTTTTGATTGCGATGTTTTTTGGGGCGGGCATGATGGAGGAGTTGCTCAAAGCTTTGCCAGTGTTTGCGCTCTGGTTTTTAGGGTTACGTCTGGGGAAAAAATGGCGATCGCGTGTGGGTATTAGCGAACCTTTAGATGGAATCTTAATTGGTGCAGCTTCAGCAGTGGGTTTTACGCTGACGGAAACCTTGGGCTTATATGTACCGAGTATTATTCAGAGTGTAGCAAATCAAGCGGGTGGTGCTGAGATTGCGGAACTGACTGGTTTGCAATTATTGATTCCCCGTGTACTTGGTTCAGTAGCTGGTCATATGGCATATAGCGGTTATTTCGGCTATTTCATTGGATTGAGTATTATGAAACCTTCCCTCCGTTGGCAAATTCTCACTATTGGATATCTCAGTTCGGCTTTCCTTCATGCCCTTTGGAATACGAGTGCCTTAGTCAGTTTTTGGCTATTGGCAATAGTGGGCGGTCTTTCCTATGCATTTCTTGTGGCAGCAATTCTCAAAGCCCATAGTTTTTCTTCTAAGGTATAG
- a CDS encoding ISKra4 family transposase: protein MSAKLISVEGTKVKIELTIELSESMLDSEGNIQEGLNEAGCIAAKEAMKHLDTDGSAIKLGEKTWRTKGEEEKAYQTPYGEVVVARHVYQSAGGGKTYCPMERNARIVVTSTPKFAKQISSKMANGVAREVQRDLRDNHGREVAVSYIQRLSEAVGSIVQAKEESDNYEPPEIDVKIESVGIGLDGTCMLMCEDGWREAMVGTISLYDSEGERQHTIYLGATPEYGRKRFLERLEREIRQTKDRYPNATYVGIADGAESNWKFLNEHTEEQILDFYHASGYLGILAEVLHPKQIPEQKEWLKNSCHQLKHEIGSAEKFYNQMVLAMTENKLTETMREKLQASITYFNNHLWQMDYAQFQQKTYPIGSGVTEAACKTLIKQRLCCSGMRWKDKGASIILSLRALVLTSTRWEQFWDNLNQYGFPAAV, encoded by the coding sequence ATGTCGGCAAAGTTAATAAGTGTAGAAGGCACAAAAGTAAAAATCGAACTTACAATTGAATTGAGTGAATCGATGTTAGATAGTGAAGGTAATATTCAAGAAGGATTGAACGAAGCAGGGTGTATAGCAGCTAAGGAAGCAATGAAACATTTAGATACAGATGGTTCAGCAATAAAGCTAGGAGAGAAAACATGGCGAACAAAGGGAGAGGAAGAGAAAGCATATCAAACTCCTTACGGCGAGGTAGTAGTAGCAAGGCATGTATATCAAAGTGCGGGTGGGGGAAAAACTTATTGCCCCATGGAAAGAAACGCACGAATAGTTGTGACATCAACACCAAAGTTCGCCAAACAAATATCATCGAAAATGGCTAATGGGGTAGCAAGAGAAGTACAACGAGATTTGCGTGATAATCATGGGCGTGAGGTAGCAGTATCCTATATTCAGAGATTGAGCGAAGCGGTTGGCAGCATTGTGCAAGCAAAAGAAGAAAGTGACAATTATGAGCCGCCAGAGATAGATGTCAAGATTGAATCGGTTGGTATAGGGTTAGATGGAACCTGTATGCTGATGTGTGAAGATGGCTGGCGAGAAGCTATGGTAGGGACGATATCATTATATGATAGTGAAGGAGAACGTCAGCACACGATCTATCTGGGAGCAACACCAGAATATGGTAGGAAGCGATTTTTAGAACGATTAGAGCGAGAAATCAGACAAACAAAAGATCGATATCCTAATGCAACCTATGTAGGAATTGCTGATGGAGCCGAATCCAACTGGAAATTCTTAAATGAACACACAGAAGAGCAGATCCTCGATTTTTATCATGCTTCAGGTTATTTGGGAATACTAGCCGAAGTTCTACATCCTAAGCAAATTCCCGAACAAAAAGAATGGCTTAAAAATAGTTGTCATCAACTCAAACATGAAATCGGAAGTGCCGAAAAATTCTACAACCAGATGGTACTGGCGATGACTGAAAATAAGCTAACCGAAACCATGAGGGAAAAGCTCCAAGCTTCGATTACTTACTTTAACAATCATTTGTGGCAAATGGACTATGCTCAATTCCAACAGAAAACCTATCCGATTGGCTCTGGTGTGACCGAAGCTGCTTGCAAGACTTTAATAAAGCAACGATTATGTTGCTCTGGGATGCGTTGGAAGGACAAGGGGGCGAGCATAATTTTGAGTTTAAGAGCTTTAGTTTTAACTTCTACTCGTTGGGAGCAATTCTGGGACAATCTCAATCAGTATGGGTTTCCTGCTGCTGTCTAA